A window of Luoshenia tenuis contains these coding sequences:
- a CDS encoding pyridoxal phosphate-dependent aminotransferase: protein MQVSSRAAGVVGSVTLEIDAKAKKMKADGIDVVGFGAGEPDFPTPQFVIDAAKDALDKGLTRYTPAAGLLELRQAICDKLQKDNGVRYAPAQIVVSNGAKHALYNTFQAILEPGDEVLIPSPYWVSYPEMVKMAGGVPVFVPGAAEDGFKPSLSALRAACTPRTVAMILNSPSNPTGAIYTRQELEGIAALAVEKQFYIISDEIYEELTYDGAQHISIASLGKEIYEQTIVINGMSKAHAMTGWRIGYSAAPVPVAKVIANYQSHATSNANTIAQWASVAALTGPRDDLEAMVREFAARRDYLCDRIEAIPGLSCVRPGGAFYVMMRVSGLYGKSYEGQTISNSMDFAGVLLDQAQVAVVPGVAFGADEYVRLSYATSRENIEKGMDRIAAFVQKLK from the coding sequence ATGCAGGTTTCCAGTAGGGCTGCGGGCGTTGTGGGTTCAGTGACGTTGGAGATCGATGCCAAGGCCAAAAAGATGAAGGCGGACGGCATTGACGTGGTGGGCTTTGGCGCGGGCGAGCCGGATTTCCCCACCCCCCAGTTCGTGATCGACGCGGCAAAGGACGCGCTGGACAAGGGGCTGACCCGTTATACGCCCGCCGCCGGGCTGCTGGAACTGCGCCAGGCCATCTGCGATAAGCTGCAAAAGGACAACGGGGTGCGTTACGCCCCCGCGCAGATCGTGGTCTCCAACGGCGCCAAGCACGCGCTGTACAACACCTTCCAGGCTATCTTGGAGCCGGGGGACGAGGTGCTGATCCCCTCGCCCTACTGGGTGAGCTACCCGGAGATGGTCAAGATGGCCGGCGGCGTGCCGGTATTCGTACCCGGCGCGGCGGAGGATGGCTTTAAGCCCTCGCTTTCGGCCCTGCGGGCGGCCTGCACCCCCCGCACGGTGGCCATGATCTTAAACTCCCCCTCCAACCCCACCGGGGCCATTTACACCCGCCAGGAGCTGGAAGGCATCGCCGCGCTGGCGGTGGAAAAACAGTTTTACATCATCAGCGATGAGATCTACGAGGAGCTGACCTACGACGGGGCCCAGCACATCTCCATCGCCTCGCTGGGAAAAGAGATCTACGAACAGACCATCGTGATCAACGGCATGAGCAAGGCCCACGCCATGACGGGCTGGCGCATCGGCTACAGCGCGGCGCCCGTCCCCGTGGCCAAGGTGATCGCCAACTATCAAAGCCACGCCACCAGCAACGCCAACACCATCGCCCAGTGGGCCTCGGTGGCGGCGCTGACCGGCCCGCGGGACGACCTGGAGGCCATGGTGCGCGAGTTTGCCGCCCGCCGGGATTACCTGTGCGACCGGATCGAGGCCATCCCGGGGCTTAGCTGCGTGCGGCCGGGGGGCGCTTTTTACGTGATGATGCGGGTATCCGGCCTGTACGGCAAAAGCTACGAGGGCCAGACCATCAGCAACTCCATGGACTTTGCCGGCGTGTTGCTGGATCAGGCCCAGGTGGCCGTGGTGCCCGGCGTGGCCTTTGGCGCGGACGAATACGTGCGCCTGAGCTATGCCACCAGCCGCGAGAACATTGAAAAGGGCATGGATCGCATTGCGGCCTTTGTCCAAAAGCTGAAATAA
- a CDS encoding HAD family hydrolase, translating into MRTLYVSDLDGTLLGRDGKLSAYTARTLQALTRRGMCFSYATARSLSSAQKVMGGIALPGPVIVYNGTFIRRTDGEILEARYFEADTATFLRGAMAAMGLSPVVYAYIGARECVSYLAGAANPAVREYLAARPGDKRFRPVQGEAALYEGRSFYMTCMGERQQVYPLYAALEGHKGVRVTFQRELGSRYYWCEMMPPEATKAAAARTLSRMLGCGRIVAFGDAVNDIPLLEAADEGYAVGNAVPELKRVARGVIGANDEDGPARFMAQDFLARLENRA; encoded by the coding sequence TTGCGTACGCTTTATGTCAGCGATCTGGATGGCACCCTGCTGGGCCGGGATGGAAAGCTATCCGCCTATACCGCCCGCACCCTGCAGGCGCTTACCCGCCGGGGGATGTGTTTTTCCTACGCCACGGCCCGCTCGCTCTCCAGCGCCCAGAAGGTGATGGGCGGCATCGCCCTGCCCGGGCCGGTGATCGTGTACAACGGCACGTTTATCCGCCGCACGGATGGGGAGATTTTGGAGGCCCGCTATTTTGAGGCGGATACCGCCACATTTTTGCGCGGGGCGATGGCCGCCATGGGCTTAAGCCCGGTGGTTTACGCCTATATCGGCGCGCGGGAGTGCGTCAGCTACCTTGCCGGGGCCGCCAATCCGGCGGTGCGGGAGTACCTGGCCGCCCGCCCCGGGGATAAGCGCTTCCGCCCGGTACAGGGGGAGGCTGCGCTCTATGAGGGCCGCAGCTTTTATATGACCTGCATGGGCGAGCGCCAGCAGGTCTATCCCCTGTATGCCGCCCTTGAGGGGCACAAGGGGGTGCGGGTCACCTTCCAAAGGGAGCTGGGCAGCCGCTATTACTGGTGCGAGATGATGCCCCCCGAGGCTACCAAGGCTGCGGCGGCGCGGACGCTTAGCCGGATGCTGGGCTGCGGGCGCATCGTGGCCTTTGGGGATGCGGTCAACGACATCCCGCTGCTGGAGGCGGCCGACGAGGGGTACGCGGTGGGCAACGCCGTACCGGAGCTGAAAAGGGTGGCCCGCGGGGTGATCGGCGCCAACGACGAGGATGGCCCCGCCCGCTTTATGGCCCAGGATTTTCTGGCCCGCCTGGAAAACCGGGCCTGA
- a CDS encoding DUF975 family protein, translated as MLPRAQIKRLAKERFTARYGRTLGGVLAAGALIYFASPFIVLSPVLMVGLSLFALATYTGREDCQVGMIFDGFEHFGRNLGSMLLQGLFIVCAYLSGLLVAMLVGIIFGIAMGISAATGGGTMATSAIFSVVLGLIALAILVLIAVVYYILSMTRFILAESHQIKAFDALKLSARITKGHRADIFVFDLSFLGWMLLGVLTLGILNILYVIPYMTTAQAGLYTELKREAIAMYKVKEEEFN; from the coding sequence ATGTTGCCAAGAGCCCAGATCAAGCGCCTGGCAAAAGAGCGCTTTACGGCCCGTTATGGGCGCACCCTGGGCGGCGTGCTGGCCGCCGGGGCGCTGATCTACTTCGCATCGCCCTTTATCGTACTATCCCCGGTGCTGATGGTGGGGCTGAGCCTGTTTGCCCTGGCCACCTATACCGGGCGGGAGGATTGCCAGGTGGGCATGATCTTTGACGGGTTCGAGCACTTTGGCCGCAACTTAGGCAGCATGCTGCTGCAGGGGCTGTTTATAGTGTGCGCGTATCTGTCCGGTCTGCTGGTGGCTATGCTGGTGGGGATCATCTTCGGTATTGCCATGGGCATATCCGCGGCGACGGGCGGCGGCACGATGGCTACCAGCGCCATATTTTCAGTGGTTTTGGGCCTGATCGCTTTAGCCATCCTGGTGCTGATAGCGGTGGTGTACTACATCCTTTCGATGACCCGGTTCATCCTGGCCGAATCGCACCAGATCAAGGCCTTTGACGCGCTCAAGCTCAGCGCGCGCATCACCAAGGGCCACCGGGCGGATATCTTTGTGTTTGACTTGAGCTTCTTAGGCTGGATGCTGCTGGGCGTGCTGACGCTGGGCATCCTGAACATCCTTTACGTGATCCCCTACATGACCACGGCGCAGGCGGGGCTGTACACCGAGCTGAAGCGCGAGGCCATCGCCATGTACAAGGTGAAGGAAGAGGAATTTAATTAA
- a CDS encoding nitroreductase family protein, which produces MDRRKLRSAIYRRHSRRAFADKPLSARAEQVLKGEIARINKKSGLHIQYLAQGSRFFNRLAGGYGMFKNVQAVIALVGPPDTPRIAPGYCGEELVLAATVLGVDSCWVGATYHKKDVKDCVKLAPGEALCAVIALGYAGPKRSLVEGLMLKFAHRKPKKLPKLFNEVQGTPKSFMRGMEAVGRMPSALNRKAVYFTFERGRVAAALTGGDKSGGLDLGIAMLHFELGAGLAGRWEKQGEHYLFYPELNNF; this is translated from the coding sequence ATGGACCGAAGAAAGCTGCGCTCTGCCATCTACCGGCGGCACTCCCGCCGGGCGTTTGCGGATAAGCCCCTGTCCGCCCGGGCGGAGCAGGTGTTAAAGGGCGAGATCGCCCGCATCAACAAAAAAAGCGGCCTGCACATCCAGTACCTGGCGCAGGGTTCCCGTTTTTTCAACCGCCTGGCGGGCGGGTACGGCATGTTCAAAAACGTGCAGGCGGTCATCGCCCTGGTGGGCCCGCCGGATACGCCCCGCATCGCCCCCGGCTACTGCGGGGAGGAGCTGGTGCTGGCCGCCACCGTGCTGGGGGTGGATAGCTGCTGGGTGGGGGCCACCTATCATAAAAAGGACGTGAAGGATTGCGTCAAGCTGGCCCCGGGGGAGGCGCTTTGCGCCGTCATCGCCCTGGGCTACGCCGGGCCCAAGCGCAGCCTGGTCGAGGGGCTGATGCTGAAGTTCGCCCACCGCAAGCCCAAAAAACTGCCCAAACTCTTTAACGAGGTGCAGGGCACGCCCAAAAGCTTTATGCGGGGGATGGAGGCGGTGGGGCGCATGCCCTCGGCCCTGAACCGCAAGGCGGTGTACTTCACCTTTGAGCGGGGGCGCGTGGCCGCCGCCCTCACCGGCGGGGATAAAAGCGGCGGGCTGGACCTGGGCATCGCCATGCTGCACTTTGAGCTGGGGGCCGGGCTTGCCGGCCGTTGGGAAAAGCAGGGGGAGCACTACCTGTTTTACCCGGAGCTGAATAATTTTTGA
- a CDS encoding beta/alpha barrel domain-containing protein, translated as MLEFSDKTNLLEQSVYHYDLQDVDEPNLYRDLFDYEHVPKISFNHRQVPMHVPAELWITDTTFRDGQQSTSPFTVEQIVTLYKMLHRLGGPKGLVRQSEFFLYTDKDREAVEKCLELGYEFPEVTSWIRANEKDFELVKAMGLKETGILVSCSDYHIFQKMGMKRSQAMDKYLGIVKAALSQGIRPRCHFEDITRADFYGFVVPFATELMNLSRESGIPIRIRACDTMGYGVAFPGVALPRSVPGIIYGLQHFAHVPSHLLEWHGHNDFYKVVNNATTAWLFGASGVNCALLGIGERTGNCPLEAMAIEYASLRGTTDGMDLSVITEVAEYFEEEIGYMIPARTPFVGRSFNSTRAGIHADGLLKNEEIYNIFNTAKILNRPATVAVDSHSGLAGIAHWMNGYFRLKDEEVVGKRSNIVAAVKDRVDALYAQGRNTVMGDDELANIVKDVDEEFYDELMIIRHRKHKHHK; from the coding sequence ATGCTGGAATTCAGCGATAAGACCAACCTGCTCGAGCAGAGCGTGTATCATTACGATCTGCAGGATGTGGATGAGCCCAACCTGTACCGGGACCTGTTCGATTACGAGCACGTGCCCAAGATCTCGTTTAACCACCGCCAGGTGCCCATGCACGTGCCCGCGGAGCTGTGGATTACCGATACCACCTTCCGGGACGGGCAGCAGTCCACCTCGCCCTTTACCGTGGAGCAGATCGTCACCCTTTACAAGATGCTCCACCGCCTGGGCGGGCCCAAGGGGCTGGTGCGCCAGAGCGAGTTTTTCCTCTACACCGATAAGGACCGGGAGGCTGTGGAAAAGTGCCTGGAGCTGGGCTACGAGTTCCCGGAGGTGACCAGCTGGATCCGCGCCAACGAGAAGGACTTTGAGTTGGTCAAGGCCATGGGGCTGAAAGAGACCGGCATCCTGGTCTCCTGCTCGGACTACCACATCTTCCAGAAGATGGGCATGAAGCGCTCGCAGGCCATGGATAAGTATCTGGGCATCGTCAAGGCGGCGCTCAGCCAGGGTATCCGCCCCCGCTGCCACTTTGAGGACATCACCCGGGCGGACTTTTACGGGTTTGTGGTGCCCTTTGCCACGGAGTTGATGAACCTCTCCCGGGAGAGCGGCATCCCCATCCGCATCCGCGCCTGCGATACCATGGGCTACGGCGTGGCCTTCCCCGGCGTGGCGCTGCCCCGCAGCGTGCCGGGCATCATCTACGGGCTGCAGCACTTTGCACACGTGCCCAGCCACCTTTTGGAGTGGCACGGGCATAACGATTTTTATAAAGTGGTCAACAACGCCACCACGGCCTGGCTGTTCGGCGCCAGCGGCGTGAACTGCGCGCTGCTGGGCATTGGCGAGCGCACGGGCAACTGCCCGCTGGAGGCCATGGCCATCGAGTACGCCTCCCTGCGGGGCACCACCGATGGGATGGACCTTTCGGTGATCACCGAGGTGGCCGAGTACTTTGAAGAGGAGATCGGCTACATGATCCCGGCGCGCACGCCCTTTGTGGGGCGCTCGTTCAACTCCACCCGCGCGGGCATCCATGCCGACGGGCTGCTGAAAAACGAGGAGATCTACAACATCTTCAACACCGCCAAGATCTTAAACCGCCCGGCCACCGTAGCGGTGGACAGCCACAGCGGCCTTGCGGGCATCGCCCACTGGATGAACGGCTACTTCCGCTTAAAGGATGAAGAAGTGGTGGGCAAGCGCTCGAACATCGTTGCCGCGGTCAAGGACCGGGTGGACGCCTTGTACGCCCAGGGCCGCAACACCGTGATGGGGGACGATGAGCTGGCCAACATCGTCAAAGACGTGGACGAGGAGTTCTACGACGAGTTGATGATCATCCGCCACCGCAAGCACAAGCACCACAAATAG
- a CDS encoding helix-turn-helix domain-containing protein codes for MRIEPLKYERIRSERIDRELTQAQVAQLLHVKQNTYSQYEIGVLNFPLEVVIKLARFYGTSVDYLVGLTDVRQPYPQSR; via the coding sequence GTGCGAATTGAACCTTTAAAGTATGAGCGCATCCGCTCCGAGCGGATCGACCGCGAGCTGACGCAAGCGCAGGTGGCCCAGCTGCTGCACGTTAAACAGAATACCTATTCGCAGTACGAGATCGGCGTGCTGAACTTTCCGCTGGAGGTGGTCATCAAGCTGGCAAGGTTTTACGGTACCAGCGTAGACTATCTGGTGGGGCTGACCGACGTGCGCCAGCCCTACCCGCAGAGCCGGTAG
- a CDS encoding amidohydrolase, giving the protein MILIENARVWTMAGPPIPGGSVLVREGKIAAVGRDIALRDAQDLQRIDAAGGWVLPGLVEAHCHIGISEERVGGVGDDCNELVTPLTPSLRAVDAVNPMDSAFHNALAAGITTVMTGPGSANVVGGQFVALKTHGRNIAEMVLRQSAALKVAFGENPKTNYGGKGSAPATRMAIAAMLREALFKARDYLNEKQAAQKAGRFFKMDYGQEAYLPVLRGEIPLKAHVHRADDILTAIRIAKEFGLKMTLDHCTEGHLIAREVAASGFPAIVGPSLASRSKVEVENLDFKTAGVLRKAGVEVAICSDHPVTLIQYLPIYAGLAAREGLGQAGALRAITAGAARILGVDHRVGTLEPGKDADIAIFSGNPLETATCTLYTLVNGQVVYDRARDGER; this is encoded by the coding sequence TTGATTTTAATTGAGAACGCCCGCGTTTGGACCATGGCCGGCCCGCCCATCCCCGGGGGCAGCGTGCTGGTGCGGGAGGGGAAGATCGCCGCCGTGGGCCGGGATATCGCCCTGCGGGATGCGCAGGATCTGCAAAGGATCGACGCGGCGGGCGGCTGGGTGCTGCCGGGGCTGGTGGAGGCCCACTGCCACATCGGCATCTCGGAAGAGCGGGTGGGCGGCGTGGGGGACGATTGCAACGAGCTGGTCACCCCGCTCACCCCAAGCCTGCGGGCGGTGGACGCGGTCAACCCCATGGACAGCGCCTTCCACAACGCCCTGGCCGCCGGCATCACCACGGTGATGACCGGGCCGGGCAGCGCCAACGTGGTGGGCGGGCAGTTCGTGGCCCTCAAGACCCACGGGCGGAATATCGCGGAAATGGTGCTGCGCCAGAGCGCCGCGCTCAAGGTGGCTTTTGGCGAAAATCCCAAAACCAATTACGGGGGCAAGGGCAGCGCCCCGGCCACCCGCATGGCCATTGCCGCCATGCTGCGGGAGGCGCTTTTCAAGGCGCGGGACTATTTAAATGAAAAGCAGGCCGCCCAAAAGGCCGGCCGCTTCTTTAAAATGGATTACGGACAGGAGGCCTACCTGCCCGTCCTGCGGGGCGAGATCCCACTCAAAGCCCACGTGCACCGGGCGGACGATATTCTCACGGCCATCCGCATCGCCAAAGAGTTTGGGCTGAAGATGACCCTGGACCACTGCACCGAGGGGCACCTGATCGCCCGCGAGGTGGCCGCCTCGGGCTTTCCGGCCATCGTGGGGCCGTCGCTGGCCTCCCGCAGCAAGGTGGAGGTGGAAAACCTGGATTTTAAGACCGCGGGCGTGCTGCGCAAGGCGGGGGTGGAGGTGGCCATCTGTTCGGATCACCCGGTCACCCTGATCCAGTACCTGCCCATTTACGCGGGGCTGGCCGCCCGGGAGGGCCTGGGCCAGGCCGGCGCGCTGCGGGCCATTACCGCCGGGGCCGCCCGCATCCTGGGGGTGGATCACCGGGTGGGCACTCTGGAGCCGGGCAAGGACGCGGACATCGCCATCTTTTCGGGCAACCCGCTGGAGACCGCCACCTGCACCCTTTACACCCTGGTGAACGGCCAGGTGGTCTACGACCGCGCCCGGGACGGGGAGCGGTAG
- a CDS encoding HAD family hydrolase produces MHYKGFIFDFNGTLYRDAPYQKAAWGVISSRLRGGRALTDAEMERQVNGWPGAAVFAYLLGRPLPQQEVWRLLEEKEAIYRELCQKDAANFHLIAGAEGFLDALKARGVPMTIATGSEIVNVRFFMERFRLDRWFALERIVYDDGQLPGKPHPDIYQKAAANLGLAPEVCVVAEDAPAGVAAARAAGIGRILAVAQGEAADRMAARPGVDKVMADFTGLDADALFGPPPR; encoded by the coding sequence TTGCACTACAAGGGCTTTATCTTTGATTTTAACGGCACCCTGTACCGGGACGCCCCCTACCAAAAGGCCGCCTGGGGGGTGATCTCTTCCCGCCTGCGGGGCGGGCGCGCCCTGACGGACGCGGAGATGGAGCGGCAGGTCAACGGCTGGCCGGGGGCTGCGGTGTTCGCCTACCTGCTGGGCCGCCCCCTGCCCCAGCAGGAGGTCTGGCGGCTGCTGGAGGAGAAGGAGGCCATCTATCGGGAGCTGTGCCAAAAGGACGCGGCGAACTTCCACCTCATCGCCGGGGCCGAAGGCTTTTTGGACGCGCTGAAGGCCCGGGGCGTGCCCATGACCATCGCCACCGGATCCGAGATCGTCAACGTCCGCTTTTTTATGGAGCGCTTCCGTCTGGACCGCTGGTTTGCGCTGGAGCGCATCGTCTACGACGATGGACAGCTGCCCGGCAAGCCCCACCCGGATATTTACCAGAAGGCGGCGGCAAACCTGGGCCTGGCGCCGGAGGTCTGCGTGGTGGCAGAAGATGCCCCCGCCGGGGTGGCCGCCGCCCGTGCCGCGGGCATCGGGCGCATTTTAGCCGTGGCGCAGGGGGAGGCGGCCGATCGCATGGCGGCCCGGCCCGGGGTGGACAAGGTGATGGCCGATTTCACCGGCCTGGATGCGGACGCGCTGTTTGGCCCCCCGCCGCGCTGA
- a CDS encoding alpha-amylase, with protein sequence MNQTLIQYFEWYLPSDGAHWRRTAGDAQHLAQLGFTGVWLPPAYKGAKGGADTGYAVYDLYDLGEFDQKGSVPTKYGTRAEYLAAIAALHQAGLAVYPDIVLNHRIGADETERVTVRRSDEADRTREIGGEEQIDAWTRFTFPGRGGQYSPFQWNWTHFNAVDWDNGGQRSAIFRFEGKPWERDVDKERGNFDYLMGANLDTKNPEVVEELDAFGAWYLQTTGADGFRLDAVKHIRFDFFTHWLERLRNLSGRPLFAVGEYWNGEVGMLTHYLDACGRVMHLFDVPLHYNFYRASTSGGNFDMRRIFEGTLTAARPCRAVTFVDNHDTQCGQALHSPVQSWFKPLCYALILLREAGLPCVFYGDYYGTGDGTQPPLQGVLDVLLRARKHCAYGEQTDYFDDYNIVGWTRAGDAAHPGSGLAAVLSDGPGGEKEMCMGVAFAGRGFYDALGGCPGRVVIGENGCARFPVGGGSVALWLPEDGALGRAK encoded by the coding sequence TTGAACCAGACCTTGATCCAATACTTTGAGTGGTACCTGCCCAGCGACGGGGCGCACTGGCGCCGCACGGCCGGGGATGCCCAGCACCTGGCCCAGCTGGGCTTTACCGGCGTGTGGCTGCCCCCGGCCTATAAGGGGGCCAAGGGCGGGGCGGATACCGGCTACGCGGTGTACGACCTGTACGATCTGGGCGAGTTTGACCAAAAGGGCAGCGTACCCACCAAGTACGGCACAAGGGCGGAATACCTGGCCGCCATCGCCGCGCTGCACCAAGCGGGCCTTGCGGTCTATCCGGATATCGTGCTCAACCACCGCATCGGCGCGGACGAGACCGAGCGGGTGACCGTGCGCCGCAGCGACGAGGCCGACCGCACCCGGGAGATCGGCGGGGAGGAGCAGATCGACGCCTGGACCCGTTTTACCTTCCCCGGCCGGGGCGGCCAATACTCCCCCTTCCAATGGAATTGGACCCATTTTAACGCCGTGGATTGGGATAACGGCGGCCAGCGCAGCGCCATCTTCCGCTTTGAGGGCAAGCCCTGGGAGCGGGATGTGGACAAGGAGCGGGGCAATTTTGACTACCTGATGGGCGCCAACCTGGACACCAAGAACCCCGAGGTGGTAGAGGAGCTGGACGCCTTTGGCGCGTGGTACTTGCAGACCACCGGGGCGGACGGCTTCCGGCTGGACGCGGTCAAGCACATCCGCTTTGACTTTTTTACCCATTGGCTGGAGCGCCTGCGCAATCTCAGCGGCAGGCCGCTTTTCGCGGTGGGGGAGTATTGGAACGGCGAGGTGGGCATGCTCACCCATTACCTGGACGCCTGCGGAAGGGTGATGCACCTTTTCGATGTGCCGCTGCACTATAACTTTTACCGGGCCTCCACCAGCGGCGGCAATTTTGATATGCGCCGCATCTTCGAGGGCACGCTGACCGCCGCGCGCCCTTGCCGGGCGGTGACCTTTGTGGATAACCACGATACCCAGTGCGGCCAGGCGCTGCACTCCCCGGTGCAAAGCTGGTTTAAGCCCCTTTGCTACGCGCTGATCCTGCTGCGGGAGGCGGGGCTGCCCTGCGTGTTTTATGGGGATTATTACGGCACCGGGGATGGCACCCAGCCCCCGCTGCAAGGGGTGCTGGACGTGCTGCTGCGCGCCCGCAAACACTGCGCCTATGGCGAGCAGACCGATTATTTTGACGATTATAACATCGTCGGCTGGACTCGCGCCGGGGATGCCGCCCACCCGGGCAGCGGCCTGGCCGCGGTGCTCAGCGATGGGCCGGGGGGCGAAAAGGAGATGTGCATGGGCGTTGCCTTTGCCGGGCGCGGGTTTTACGATGCGCTGGGCGGCTGCCCCGGGCGCGTGGTGATCGGGGAGAACGGCTGCGCCCGTTTCCCGGTGGGCGGCGGCTCCGTGGCCCTGTGGCTGCCCGAGGACGGGGCGCTGGGGCGGGCCAAATAG
- a CDS encoding helix-turn-helix domain-containing protein: MKVTAFVLQRISELRLQKGVSEKQMSREIGRSASYLSAMINNKSLPSLATLIEICDYLEVTLEEFFSADYENPVRVNRLVAQARRLTDEELDMLTHLAEHMNRLKEE, encoded by the coding sequence ATGAAGGTGACGGCCTTTGTACTGCAGCGCATTAGTGAGCTGCGGCTGCAAAAGGGCGTGTCTGAAAAGCAGATGAGCCGCGAGATCGGCCGAAGCGCCTCCTACCTTTCGGCAATGATAAATAATAAAAGTTTACCCTCTCTGGCTACGCTGATCGAGATATGCGATTATCTTGAGGTCACGCTGGAAGAGTTTTTTAGCGCCGACTATGAGAATCCCGTCCGGGTCAACCGGCTGGTGGCGCAAGCGCGCAGACTAACCGATGAAGAGCTGGATATGCTGACCCACCTGGCCGAGCATATGAATAGGCTGAAAGAGGAATAG